TCAAACATCTTGATATTTTCAAATTATCAATCAATTAGCCTTCTCGGATACCACTTGTTAAACGGTGAATGATAATTATTGAAGGGGGATTGGATACAATTATCAACCTACTCATTTATCAAGAAGTAAGATAAGAACACAATagatcaaataacagtttattaaatCTCTTATAAACTGTTACAGAACTCTCTCAAGAAAATAGTATTCTTAGGAGTTTCTAGTTTATAAAAATAATACTCGAGTGATTCTCTTGATGTGGtaacctattctgtgtttatataatacacagctactaaatcaatctctatcaattacaagatatgttacagcataatttatctagtttctatacatatctaattAACAATTATGTTCCTATAAATCAGAAACTGACTATAATGAACTCCTTCAATGCCGGGACTGTATCAATTAACATATTCTGACTTATCCTGTAGTACAATCACATCCTGACAGTCTGTATCCTGGTACATGCAGATCTTGATTATAGGCAGATCCTGACGCTTTGATAGATTCTGAATAAATTGTGCAGATCCTGATCCTGATCCCCGCATATCCTGATTTCTGACTTAGACATTTTCCAAAAGGGTGCGTCCATAGATAAGGCACGTCCTAAAACTTTTGCTTTCCCTTAAATTAGAATACTTTATTATTAACCCTTCTGCAACTTATAATGTATCTCTTAATACTCCATGTATGAGAATCAACTTGTAGGTATATTCAtagaataataattattataGGTTAATCACTTTATGGGCGCTTCCTTCCACAAGGAGCGCCCTTATGTTTCCACAGGTAGCGGCTTGTGAAGTCGTACCAATGATTTATTATGTAAAATTGTTCAAATAAATTATAGGGCATGTCTTTCGACCAATGCATGCCTTGTGATGTTTCCTTATGCAGGAGTTAACCTGTTTATAtaaccttctttgaaaaatttCCAAAGTTAATTTGAGGTGCTTCCACCATTGAGGCGCGCCTTATTTCACAATTATTTATTCAAGATAATAATGTGAGCGCGTCCTAGATAACTTCGGATGTGCCCTATAAGAAATGTAGTTGgataatttttccttttattaATAATGCGCTTTAGTGTGAAAATTACATCAGTCacatggctactatgctctgtgggaaaatatttgaatttttttatccTTCAACTAGTTCCAAGGTATGCAGTTATATAtactaccccctaggctaggaggaatttatttgctCCTAGTCTATTACATAAAATCAACCATAGAAATGAGGGGGCCTGAGCCGcaccctactgataatactttcgTAAGTGTTCTGCATTTCAAGCCCGAGGAATGAGCTTGTCGTCCAGATCTTCCAAAAGATAAGTCCCTTTCCAAAGTATAGCCTTAACtttatatggcccttcccaattagctccaagcacTACATGTTGAGCTTTCTTTATATTTGGCATGACCTTTCTCAAAATGAGGTCCCCCACTTTATATGGTATGGATTTCATCTTTTTGTTGAAATACCTAGCAATCCTCTGTTGGTAAGCAGCAAGTTTCAACTGAGAATTCATCCTGGCTTCGTCTAACAAATCCAAATTGAGCTTTTGATAGACCTCTGCCTCTTCCTCAACGAACAAATCTCTTTGTAATGATCCAGCTCCCAATTC
This sequence is a window from Apium graveolens cultivar Ventura chromosome 9, ASM990537v1, whole genome shotgun sequence. Protein-coding genes within it:
- the LOC141685539 gene encoding uncharacterized protein LOC141685539, encoding MVLWSYNTTPRSTTGESPFMLTYGYEAMIHVELGAGSLQRDLFVEEEAEVYQKLNLDLLDEARMNSQLKLAAYQQRIARYFNKKMKSIPYKVGDLILRKVMPNIKKAQHVVLGANWEGPYKVKAILWKGTYLLEDLDDKLIPRA